A single Parvularculales bacterium DNA region contains:
- a CDS encoding acetate--CoA ligase — translation MADDLFPVSDDTATRAHINEACYQEMYAASIENPEKFWNEQASRLDWMKPWSVVRNVSWDADNLFIRWFEDGTLNACVNCVDRHLETHGDRTAIIWEGDDPVDDKKITYKELYVHVCRFANVLKKCGVTKGDRVTIYMPMIPEAAYAMLACARIGAIHSVVFGGFSPEALAGRILDCRSDYVVTANEGIRGGRVIPLKTNTDAALEQCPNVKSVITVKHTETDTPMQLGRDVWYHETVASVEDHCPAEEMNAEDPLFILYTSGSTGKPKGVLHTTGGYMVYASLTHEIVFDYHEGDIYWCTADVGWVTGHSYILYGPLANGAVTLMFEGVPNYPDASRFWQVCDKHGVNIFYTAPTAIRALMREGVEPVKATKRDTLRLLGTVGEPINPEAWLWYHREVGGGRCPIVDTWW, via the coding sequence ATGGCAGATGATTTATTTCCCGTCTCAGATGATACCGCCACCCGCGCCCATATCAACGAAGCATGTTATCAGGAGATGTATGCGGCAAGCATTGAGAACCCTGAAAAATTTTGGAACGAGCAGGCTTCCCGCCTTGATTGGATGAAGCCGTGGTCTGTGGTGCGTAATGTATCATGGGATGCTGACAATCTTTTCATCCGGTGGTTTGAGGATGGCACATTGAATGCCTGCGTCAACTGCGTAGACCGTCATCTTGAAACCCACGGTGACCGGACTGCGATCATCTGGGAAGGGGATGACCCTGTGGATGATAAAAAGATTACCTACAAGGAACTTTATGTTCACGTGTGCCGGTTCGCCAACGTTCTCAAAAAGTGCGGAGTTACGAAAGGTGACCGGGTAACCATCTATATGCCTATGATACCGGAGGCCGCTTATGCCATGTTGGCCTGCGCGCGCATTGGGGCGATTCATTCTGTCGTGTTTGGCGGTTTTTCGCCCGAGGCTCTGGCGGGTCGTATTTTAGATTGCCGGTCTGATTATGTTGTTACGGCCAATGAGGGCATCAGGGGCGGGCGGGTTATTCCGCTTAAAACCAATACGGATGCAGCTCTTGAGCAATGTCCCAACGTAAAGAGTGTTATTACCGTAAAGCACACTGAAACGGATACGCCAATGCAACTTGGACGTGACGTTTGGTATCATGAGACAGTAGCAAGCGTTGAGGACCATTGTCCCGCTGAAGAGATGAACGCTGAAGACCCCCTCTTTATTCTTTATACATCGGGGTCAACGGGCAAGCCCAAAGGAGTGTTGCATACCACTGGTGGATATATGGTTTATGCGTCTCTTACCCATGAGATAGTTTTTGATTATCACGAGGGAGATATTTATTGGTGCACGGCAGATGTGGGTTGGGTAACGGGGCATAGTTACATTCTTTATGGGCCGCTGGCCAACGGGGCTGTGACGTTGATGTTTGAGGGAGTACCTAATTATCCTGATGCTTCGCGTTTCTGGCAGGTGTGTGACAAGCACGGGGTAAACATTTTTTATACGGCCCCAACGGCCATTCGCGCGTTGATGCGAGAAGGGGTGGAACCTGTTAAGGCCACCAAGCGGGACACGTTAAGATTGCTTGGTACGGTAGGGGAGCCAATTAATCCGGAAGCATGGTTGTGGTATCACCGGGAGGTAGGGGGAGGCCGGTGCCCTATTGTGGATACATGGTGG